A stretch of Polypterus senegalus isolate Bchr_013 chromosome 3, ASM1683550v1, whole genome shotgun sequence DNA encodes these proteins:
- the LOC120526672 gene encoding olfactory receptor class A-like protein 1, with amino-acid sequence MDTRVVIKATSFIILTIISVPANLVVCCAFLHSYLIEAKLLTADIILCHLAFANLMVAFTRSIPQTMAALGYLNLFDDVGCKVTILCFRAFRGLSISLTCLLCVYQAVAISPATSLLASLKMRIPQYLLYIILFLYLLYYFSSITSVLNAVSSLFNNTIPPYTLNLGYCFVLYKDYSSYISMGIGIISRDFVFIVLMTIMSGYILILLYQHGQKVKNIRSSDHSQKGGRAETKASRAVVILVILYVVFFGVDNIIWLYSLTILREAPLISDIRVFFATLYTSACPIVVITTNPKVQKKLKLMKMKGEVQPTDSSTITV; translated from the coding sequence ATGGACACCAGAGTTGTCATCAAAGCAACCAGCTTCATTATCTTGACAATCATCAGTGTTCCTGCCAATCTTGTTGTTTGCTGTGCTTTCCTGCACAGCTACTTGATCGAGGCCAAGCTCCTAACGGCTGACATCATTCTTTGTCACCTGGCTTTTGCCAACCTCATGGTAGCCTTTACTCGTAGTATCCCACAGACAATGGCTGCCTTGGGCTACCTGAACCTCTTTGATGATGTTGGCTGCAAAGTTACTATTCTTTGCTTCCGTGCTTTCCGAGGCCTCTCCATTAGCCTCACTTGCCTGCTTTGTGTCTACCAGGCTGTAGCCATCTCACCTGCCACCTCTTTACTTGCTTCACTGAAGATGAGAATCCCTCAGTATCTGCTGTATATCATCTTGTTCCTCTACCTTCTCTACTACTTCTCCAGTATCACGTCTGTCCTTAATGCTGTTTCTAGCCTCTTTAACAACACAATTCCTCCATACACATTAAATTTAGGATATTGCTTTGTCTTATATAAGGATTACTCTTCATATATCTCCATGGGGATTGGGATCATATCCAGAGACTTTGTGtttatagtgctaatgaccatCATGAGTGGCTACATCCTAATACTTCTGTACCAGCATGGTCAAAAAGTTAAGAATATAAGGAGCTCTGACCACAGCCAAAAGGGAGGGAGAGCAGAGACCAAGGCTTCCAGGGCAGTGGTCATCTTGGTCATTTTGTATGTTGTCTTCTTTGGCGTTGATAACATCATCTGGCTGTACTCCCTTACCATCTTGAGAGAGGCACCTCTAATTTCTGACATCCGGGTCTTCTTTGCAACCCTTTATACCTCAGCATGTCCCATTGTGGTCATCACCACTAATCCAAAagtccaaaaaaaattaaaactaatgaAGATGAAGGGAGAAGTCCAGCCCACAGACAGCAGTACAATTACAGTGTGA